The following proteins come from a genomic window of Salvia hispanica cultivar TCC Black 2014 chromosome 4, UniMelb_Shisp_WGS_1.0, whole genome shotgun sequence:
- the LOC125223566 gene encoding protein NOI4-like isoform X2, translating into MAERDLPLPKFGEWDVNDPASAEGFTVIFNKARNEKRTGGKSDPPPKINSAYKHGSTLGKPHSKWFAACSLLRQIHE; encoded by the exons ATGGCG GAAAGAGACCTACCATTACCAAAGTTTGGAGAATGGGATGTCAACGACCCAGCATCTGCTGAGGGATTCACAGTGATATTTAACAAGGCTCGGAATGAGAAAAGGACTGGTGGAAAGTCCGACCCTCCACCAAAGATTAACTCTGCCTATAAGCATGGGTCGACTTTGGGAAAGCCTCATTCC AAATGGTTTGCTGCATGCAGTCTGCTTCGGCAGATTCATGAGTAG
- the LOC125223566 gene encoding protein NOI4-like isoform X1, with protein sequence MAERDLPLPKFGEWDVNDPASAEGFTVIFNKARNEKRTGGKSDPPPKINSAYKHGSTLGKPHSKKWFAACSLLRQIHE encoded by the exons ATGGCG GAAAGAGACCTACCATTACCAAAGTTTGGAGAATGGGATGTCAACGACCCAGCATCTGCTGAGGGATTCACAGTGATATTTAACAAGGCTCGGAATGAGAAAAGGACTGGTGGAAAGTCCGACCCTCCACCAAAGATTAACTCTGCCTATAAGCATGGGTCGACTTTGGGAAAGCCTCATTCC aagAAATGGTTTGCTGCATGCAGTCTGCTTCGGCAGATTCATGAGTAG
- the LOC125220750 gene encoding protein FAR1-RELATED SEQUENCE 5-like has translation MAGRPFWGDVISCKPQGRSIRLGSVIPICKPESRPYEGQKFSSLEEGISFYEKYAQESCFDCRRFGNRSSGGVIIFQYVVCNRQGFHTVDSLDVDVSVSEDGNVSDDDEEFVEEHNHTMVDKDHKRFMKDNKLVSLFWSDAESRKHYHMFGDVVAFDTTYSTNRYRMVFGPFTGKDNHGCPIAFGAGFVSGENCDAFSWLFTVFVECMGVAPRIIITDQDWGMRLAIEKVLPGTRHRLCMWHIMSKLFEKIPKSISDREKFSKEFKSCVWSELLDPDEFDILWTSIVEKYSVEDHKWFKDMFLIRHMWIPAFFRDVPMGSLMRTTSFSESENSFFKRYSKPLFNFADFTLQYNNAIDAQRNQTERLDYYDSVITPKYVTDLAFEKQLASVYTDRMFRVVQDLIVEADKSCRMISMSTLENIEVFKVSDARKKIFTVTHEIETESYECECKLFLRCGYLCSHLFFILRNKDVNNIPEKYVGNRWLKSELLKAVHGLTIDESASDRGSNKDDKLQIANRCHGRYFGLYQRAFRNKDHLIALDNLLAGIGPQIFKDDCAGSSSLDKNDSIMNIYGIVVPEEITAHAPDVVSTKGGASDKKNRIKSSIEKAIEKVNKPHRRCGKCHKVTDHNARSCGRNQT, from the exons ATGGCAGGGAGACCATTTTGGGGTGATGTCATCTCTTGCAAACCACAAGGAAGAAGCATCAGGCTCG GGTCTGTTATTCCAATTTGCAAGCCTGAGTCGAGGCCTTATGAAGGTCAAAAATTTTCTTCCCTTGAGGAAGGAATTTCCTTTTATGAAAAGTATGCTCAGGAGTCTTGTTTTGATTGTCGAAGATTTGGAAATAGGTCTAGTGGTggtgttattatttttcagtatGTTGTTTGCAATAGACAAGGATTTCATACAGTAGATTCGTTGGATGTTGATGTTAGTGTATCTGAGGATGGTAATGTgtctgatgatgatgaagaa TTTGTTGAGGAACACAATCATACTATGGTTGACAAAGATCATAAGAGATTTATGAAAG ATAATAAGTTAGTGAGCTTATTCTGGTCTGATGCTGAGTCTCGGAAGCATTACCACATGTTTGGAGATGTTGTAGCATTTGATACAACATATTCAACAAACAg GTATCGTATGGTGTTTGGTCCATTTACTGGGAAAGACAATCATGGGTGTCCTATTGCGTTTGGAGCTGGTTTCGTATCCGGTGAGAATTGTGATGCATTTTCATGGCTTTTCACTGTATTTGTTGAATGCATGGGTGTTGCTCCAAGAATCATAATCACTGACCAAGATTGGGGAATGAGGCTTGCcattgagaaggtattaccTGGTACAAGGCATCGTTTGTGTATGTGGCATATTATGAGCAAGTTATTTGAGAAGATACCTAAATCAATTTCTGATAGAGAAAAGTTTAGTAAGGAGTTTAAGTCTTGTGTTTGGTCAGAGTTGTTAGATCCGGATGAGTTTGATATATTATGGACTAGtattgttgaaaaatataGTGTAGAAGATCATAAGTGGTTTAAGGATATGTTTTTGATCAGACATATGTGGATCCCAGCCTTCTTTAGAGATGTTCCTATGGGTTCTTTAATGAGAACAACATCTTTTTCAGAATCTGAAAACAGTTTTTTTAAGAGGTACTCGAAACCGTTGTTCAATTTTGCTGACTTCACTCTTCAGTATAACAATGCCATTGATGCTCAAAGGAATCAAACTGAAAGGCTTGACTATTATGATTCTGTAATCACTCCAAAATATGTCACTGATTTAGCATTTGAGAAGCAATTGGCATCTGTTTACACAGATAGGATGTTTAGAGTGGTACAAGATTTGATTGTTGAGGCTGATAAGAGTTGTCGGATGATTAGCATGTCCACATTGGAGAACATCGAGGTCTTCAAAGTTTCTGATGCTAGAAAGAAGATCTTTACAGTTACACATGAGATAGAGACTGAGTCATatgaatgtgagtgtaaactATTTTTAAGGTGTGGTTATCTATGCAGCcacctttttttcattctcaGAAATAAAGATGTCAACAATATTCCAGAGAAATATGTTGGTAACCGTTGGCTTAAAAGTGAATTACTAAAGGCAGTTCATGGTCTCACAATTGATGAAAGTGCATCTGACAGAG GTTCTAACAAAGATGACAAACTACAGATTGCTAATAGGTGTCATGGACGTTACTTTGGTCTATATCAGCGTGCTTTTAGGAATAAAGATCATTTGATTGCTTTGGATAATTTGCTTGCGGGTATTGGTCCTCAAATCTTTAAAGACGACTGTGCTGGATCGTCTTCTCttgataaaaatgattcaatcaTGAACATATATGGTATTGTTGTTCCTGAAGAAATAACTGCCCATGCTCCAGATGTGGTTAGTACAAAAGGAGGTGCAAGTGACAAGAAAAACAGGATTAAGTCAAGCATAGAGAAAgcaattgaaaaagtaaataaaccTCATAGGCGTTGTGGAAAGTGTCACAAAGTTACTGATCATAATGCTAGAAGTTGTGGCAGAAATCAGACATGa